One genomic segment of Flavobacteriaceae bacterium includes these proteins:
- a CDS encoding MBL fold metallo-hydrolase gives MTVTFLGTGTSQGVPMIASKDPVCLSDDPKDKRLRSSVMISWEDVRYIIDCGPDFRQQMLREHVPSIHGVLFTHEHADHTAGIDDLRPFTYQMGAVPVYAQKRVLENLKTRFAYIFTTKNRYEGAPKLDQYLVTDHSFKLKGVLVTPIKILHGNLPITGYRFGNMAYMTDLKTISNAEKKKLRNLEVLIINALRIEEHPTHLNLSEALSFVREIRPKRAYFTHISHKLGFHARVEKLLPKNVFLAYDCLQVKV, from the coding sequence ATGACAGTTACTTTTTTAGGTACGGGAACATCACAGGGAGTTCCTATGATAGCTAGTAAAGATCCTGTTTGTTTATCTGACGATCCGAAAGATAAGCGTTTGCGGTCTTCAGTGATGATTTCCTGGGAAGATGTCAGATATATTATTGATTGCGGGCCTGATTTCAGGCAGCAGATGTTACGGGAACACGTGCCATCTATTCACGGGGTTTTATTTACGCATGAGCATGCTGATCATACGGCAGGAATAGATGATTTACGGCCTTTTACATATCAGATGGGAGCAGTACCGGTTTATGCACAAAAGCGCGTTCTGGAAAATTTGAAAACACGTTTTGCATACATTTTTACTACTAAAAACAGATATGAAGGGGCTCCCAAATTAGATCAGTACCTAGTTACCGACCATTCTTTTAAACTGAAGGGTGTTTTGGTAACTCCCATAAAAATATTGCACGGTAATTTGCCAATTACAGGGTATCGTTTTGGTAATATGGCTTATATGACCGATTTAAAAACCATTAGTAATGCAGAGAAAAAAAAGCTACGAAACTTAGAGGTTTTGATTATAAATGCGTTGAGAATAGAGGAACATCCAACACATTTAAATCTTAGCGAAGCACTGTCATTTGTAAGAGAAATACGACCAAAACGTGCTTATTTTACACATATCAGTCATAAGCTGGGGTTTCATGCGCGTGTAGAAAAATTGCTGCCAAAGAATGTTTTTTTAGCATACGATTGTTTACAGGTAAAAGTTTAA
- a CDS encoding IS1595 family transposase, protein MNLQEIKRGISKLSPSERQELLKELSTSPKDSVPTVRSQESRRFLLDNKLGCCAHCSHPKYVKFGIDKGSQRYKCKSCKRSFTEYTGTWMAGLQHKDKIDDYLELMLEEKSLDKIKVALSINKKTAFDWPHKILVPLSENDKDDFTGITESDETFFLNSEKGRPVNHRESRKRGGSSKTKGISNDQVAVIVTQDRTSNPDITVATMGRLKKIDIVNAIGSRIKASKAILCRDTHLSYKGFAIDNKIEHHTLKGVIKQRVKNKVYHIQHVNSTHNRVKKWIDNKFWGVSTKYLQQYLNWYRIKEKLKYRNDKLNAFVNKVSEHINAYQKYQNIGLKYQKLISTQF, encoded by the coding sequence ATGAATTTACAAGAAATAAAGCGAGGAATTTCCAAACTTTCCCCATCTGAAAGGCAGGAATTGTTAAAAGAATTGTCAACATCACCAAAAGATTCAGTTCCAACGGTAAGAAGCCAAGAATCTAGGCGTTTTTTATTAGACAATAAGTTAGGTTGTTGCGCCCATTGCTCGCATCCAAAGTATGTAAAATTTGGTATTGACAAAGGCTCTCAGCGCTATAAGTGTAAATCCTGCAAACGCAGTTTTACAGAATACACAGGTACTTGGATGGCAGGTTTGCAACATAAGGACAAGATTGATGACTACCTTGAATTAATGCTAGAAGAAAAGAGCTTAGATAAGATAAAAGTAGCCTTATCGATAAACAAGAAAACGGCTTTTGACTGGCCTCATAAGATATTAGTCCCATTATCAGAAAACGATAAAGATGATTTTACAGGCATTACAGAAAGTGATGAGACCTTCTTTTTAAATTCAGAAAAAGGGCGACCAGTAAATCATCGGGAATCAAGAAAACGTGGTGGTAGCTCTAAAACCAAAGGCATCAGTAATGATCAAGTAGCTGTTATTGTAACCCAAGATAGAACATCTAATCCAGATATTACTGTAGCCACTATGGGAAGATTAAAGAAAATAGATATTGTAAATGCTATTGGCAGCAGAATAAAGGCAAGTAAAGCCATTTTATGTAGGGACACACATCTAAGCTACAAAGGATTTGCAATAGACAATAAAATAGAGCATCACACTCTAAAAGGCGTCATAAAACAACGTGTCAAAAACAAAGTGTATCATATACAACATGTCAACTCAACTCATAACAGAGTTAAGAAATGGATAGATAACAAGTTTTGGGGAGTATCTACCAAATACTTGCAACAATATTTGAACTGGTATCGCATCAAAGAAAAATTAAAATATAGAAACGATAAACTCAATGCCTTTGTAAATAAAGTGTCAGAACATATTAATGCGTATCAAAAATATCAAAATATTGGATTGAAGTATCAAAAATTAATATCAACGCAATTTTAA
- the gcvT gene encoding glycine cleavage system aminomethyltransferase GcvT: MKNTALTHIHEVLGAKMVSFSGYRMPLQYEGVTAEHVAVRTGVGVFDVSHMGEFLVTGQNALKLVQKVTSNDASKLEIGDAQYSYFPNDRNGIVDDLICYRVKEYTYLLVVNAANIEKDWDWINLHNEGIGAELKNISDSYSLLAIQGPKAIKTMQSLTSVDLEKIPFYKCKVADFAGIKYAIISATGYTGSGGFEIYVKNEEVEQAWNKVFEAGADFGIKPIGLAARDTLRLEMGYCLYGNDIDDTTSPIEAGLGWITKFTKDFINAENLKVQKEKGTIRKLVAFELSERGIPRHDYPIVDVEGNKIGVVTSGTMSPSLGKGIGLGYVPKGVSKPGNIIFIQIRKKTIPATIVKLPFYKV; encoded by the coding sequence ATGAAGAATACTGCACTGACACATATACATGAAGTACTTGGTGCAAAAATGGTTTCTTTTTCCGGGTATCGTATGCCACTTCAATACGAAGGGGTTACCGCAGAGCATGTAGCCGTTAGAACCGGTGTCGGGGTTTTTGACGTAAGTCATATGGGTGAGTTTTTGGTAACAGGGCAAAATGCGTTGAAACTGGTTCAAAAAGTTACTTCCAATGATGCTTCCAAACTGGAAATAGGAGATGCACAATATAGTTATTTTCCAAATGATCGGAACGGAATTGTAGATGATTTGATTTGCTATCGGGTAAAAGAATACACCTATTTACTGGTAGTAAATGCTGCTAATATTGAAAAGGACTGGGATTGGATTAACTTGCATAATGAAGGAATCGGTGCTGAGCTAAAAAATATCTCCGATAGTTATTCTTTGCTAGCCATTCAAGGCCCAAAAGCCATAAAAACCATGCAATCGTTAACTTCCGTTGATTTGGAAAAAATTCCTTTTTATAAATGTAAGGTAGCCGATTTTGCCGGAATTAAGTATGCTATTATTTCTGCCACGGGTTATACGGGTTCCGGTGGTTTTGAAATCTACGTGAAAAATGAGGAAGTAGAACAGGCCTGGAATAAAGTGTTTGAAGCCGGTGCGGATTTCGGTATTAAACCCATTGGTTTGGCTGCCCGCGATACTTTGCGTTTGGAAATGGGTTATTGCTTGTATGGAAATGATATTGATGATACTACTTCTCCTATTGAAGCCGGTTTGGGTTGGATCACTAAGTTTACCAAAGACTTTATAAATGCTGAAAATTTAAAAGTACAAAAAGAAAAAGGAACAATCAGGAAGTTAGTTGCTTTTGAACTGTCAGAACGTGGAATCCCTCGCCATGATTACCCGATTGTAGATGTCGAAGGGAATAAAATAGGAGTTGTTACGTCCGGTACTATGAGTCCGTCACTAGGAAAAGGAATTGGTTTAGGGTATGTACCTAAAGGGGTTTCGAAACCCGGAAATATCATTTTTATTCAAATTCGTAAAAAAACGATACCGGCTACCATTGTAAAATTACCTTTTTATAAGGTATAG